Proteins from a single region of Belliella baltica DSM 15883:
- a CDS encoding type II toxin-antitoxin system RelE family toxin encodes MNQYEIIVSKSAAKELSKLPKQVNNKIIKAILALSGDPRPNGAKKLRGISENWRIRIGDYRVIYAVADEILVVDIRKVGHRKDIYE; translated from the coding sequence ATGAATCAATATGAGATTATTGTAAGTAAATCTGCTGCAAAAGAGCTCTCAAAATTACCTAAACAGGTCAATAATAAAATTATCAAAGCCATTTTAGCCCTGTCAGGAGATCCTCGACCAAACGGTGCAAAAAAACTTCGTGGAATATCTGAGAACTGGCGAATCCGGATCGGAGATTATCGAGTGATATACGCCGTTGCCGACGAAATACTAGTGGTAGATATCAGAAAAGTAGGACATAGAAAAGATATTTACGAATGA
- the guaA gene encoding glutamine-hydrolyzing GMP synthase: MAEQILILDFGSQYTQLIARRVRELNVYCEIHPYNNIPEITSDIKGVILSGSPCSVRDEGSPDLDLDIFRGKLPLLGVCYGSQLLAHKYGGEVLPSEIREYGRANLNHIDTHFDLLKEMSHGSTVWMSHGDTIKELPDGFDVIASTSSVRVAAFKIQNEETYGIQFHPEVTHSSEGKNLLRNFVVQICGCAQDWTSDVFIDATVEDLRTKIGQDKVVMGLSGGVDSSVAATLIHRAIGANLYCVFVDNGLLRKNEFEEVLHSYKDMGLNVIGVDAKQRFYDALAGVSDPELKRKAIGNAFIEVFDLEANKIDGVKWLGQGTIYPDVIESISVKGPSATIKSHHNVGGLPDFMKLSVVEPLNTLFKDEVREVGRALEIPETIVGRHPFPGPGLAIRILGDITAEKVKTLQEVDYIFIQGLKDHGLYDQVWQAGAILLPIQSVGVMGDERTYEKVVALRAVGSVDGMTADWIHLPYEFLGKMSNEIINRVKGVNRVVYDISSKPPATIEWE; this comes from the coding sequence ATCGCCCGAAGAGTTAGAGAACTCAATGTATATTGCGAAATTCATCCTTATAATAATATTCCTGAAATCACCTCAGACATCAAAGGGGTAATCCTTTCGGGAAGTCCTTGCTCAGTAAGAGACGAAGGATCACCGGATTTAGATTTAGATATTTTTAGAGGTAAACTCCCACTTTTGGGTGTTTGCTATGGTTCCCAACTCCTTGCGCACAAATATGGAGGTGAAGTGCTTCCTTCTGAAATTAGAGAATACGGAAGGGCCAATTTAAATCATATCGACACCCACTTCGATCTACTCAAAGAAATGAGTCATGGATCAACTGTTTGGATGTCACATGGAGATACTATCAAGGAATTGCCTGATGGATTTGATGTAATCGCAAGTACCTCATCTGTCCGTGTAGCAGCATTCAAAATTCAAAATGAAGAAACGTATGGGATTCAATTTCACCCAGAGGTAACACACTCTTCAGAAGGCAAAAACCTTCTTAGAAATTTCGTAGTTCAGATTTGTGGATGTGCCCAAGATTGGACCTCTGATGTATTTATCGATGCAACGGTTGAAGACTTGAGAACCAAGATCGGCCAAGACAAAGTTGTCATGGGATTGTCAGGTGGAGTAGATTCTTCTGTAGCGGCAACCTTGATTCACAGAGCTATTGGAGCCAACCTCTATTGTGTGTTTGTTGATAATGGTCTTTTGAGAAAGAACGAATTCGAGGAAGTACTGCATTCTTACAAAGACATGGGACTAAACGTGATCGGCGTAGATGCAAAGCAGCGATTTTATGATGCTTTAGCAGGAGTGTCTGATCCCGAATTGAAAAGAAAGGCGATAGGAAATGCTTTTATCGAAGTTTTTGATCTGGAAGCAAACAAGATTGATGGAGTCAAGTGGTTGGGTCAAGGTACAATTTATCCTGATGTGATCGAATCTATTTCTGTCAAAGGTCCTTCTGCAACCATCAAATCCCACCACAATGTGGGCGGCCTTCCTGATTTCATGAAACTGTCTGTCGTTGAGCCACTAAATACACTCTTCAAAGATGAAGTGAGAGAAGTAGGAAGAGCTTTGGAAATTCCTGAAACGATCGTAGGAAGGCATCCTTTTCCAGGGCCAGGACTTGCTATCAGAATTTTAGGAGATATCACAGCCGAAAAAGTAAAGACACTCCAAGAAGTAGATTACATCTTTATCCAAGGCCTCAAAGACCATGGACTCTATGACCAAGTTTGGCAAGCAGGAGCGATCCTTTTACCAATCCAATCTGTCGGAGTTATGGGTGACGAAAGAACCTATGAAAAAGTGGTTGCCCTTAGAGCAGTAGGTTCTGTAGATGGAATGACAGCAGACTGGATTCACCTGCCTTATGAATTTCTTGGTAAAATGTCTAACGAAATCATCAATAGAGTCAAAGGAGTAAATAGAGTAGTTTACGATATTTCTTCTAAGCCACCTGCAACGATCGAGTGGGAATAG